In one Drosophila gunungcola strain Sukarami chromosome 2R unlocalized genomic scaffold, Dgunungcola_SK_2 000004F, whole genome shotgun sequence genomic region, the following are encoded:
- the LOC128253863 gene encoding maternal effect protein staufen isoform X1 codes for MQHNVHAARPAPHIRAAHHHSHSHGHMQLHPGMEQHLAQSLQQQQPPQQPPHRDHLHARLNHHQQQHLHAQQQQQQQTPAAAGAAYHHGNININSNSSGSSASNNLASNSSNQMQKIRQQHQHLSSSNGLLGNQPPGPPPPQAYNHNPAALAYNQLPPHPPHHMAAHLGSYAAPPPPHYYMSQAAKPSKYNQYAGNANSNSGSSNYAPKAILQNTYRNQKVVVPAMVQEVLPPEAPVNTTNNNSTNSNSKSNTTNNIVKVSEPEETTQEQESSEEPAAPADDCSSTEHVDASGTLPNEDTSSSGRGGKDKTPMCLVNELARYNKITHQYRLTGERGPAHCKTFTVTLMLGDEEYSADGFKIKKAQHLAASKAIEDTTYKHPPPKIRRSEEGGPMRTHITPTVELNALAMKLGQRTFYLLDPTQIPPADPMGVPPEFGGAHLLAAPGPPGMPQQPPPPAYALRQRLGNGFVPIPSPPMHPHFFHGPGQRPFPPKFPSRFALPPPLGAHVLHGPNGPFPAVPTPPSKITLFVGKQKFVGIGRTLQQAKHDAAARALQVLKTQAISASEEALEDSMDEGDKKSPISQVHEIGIKRNMTVHFKVLREEGPAHMKNFITACIVGSIVTEGEGNGKKVSKKRAAEKMLAELHKLPPLTPTKQTPLKRIKVKTPGKNGAAAAAAAREGSAVPGAECVKPERRKRLNPPKDKLVDLDDADNPITKLIQLQQTRKEKEPIFELIAKNGNETARRREFVMEVSASGSTARGTGNSKKLAKRNAAQALFELLEAVEFTPSNETQSPEEGSTTATVSVVTAPVVETTATAEGEVPMVSTPVGPMPGILILRQNKKPAKKRDPVVVVAKANVESKEEEANKEVVVAAEEKSSTNESSGDTNSGNSSSSDSQATEVASESALNTSTGSNTSGVSSNSSNAGACNSGNTDNSSSSNTASSNSSSSNTESSSNSTPSVGVHMKEQLLYLSKLLDFEVNFSDYPKGNHNEFLTIVTLSTNPPQICHGVGKSSEESQNDAASNALKILSKLGLNNAMK; via the exons CTATCACCAcggcaacatcaacatcaacagcaacagcagcggcagcagcgccAGCAACAACCtcgccagcaacagcagcaaccagATGCAGAAGATCcgccagcagcaccagcacttGAGTAGCAGCAACGGCCTGCTGGGCAACCAGCCACCTGGACCGCCGCCTCCGCAGGCCTACAATCACAATCCGGCTGCCCTGGCCTACAACCAGCTGCCCCCGCATCCGCCGCACCACATGGCCGCCCATCTGGGCAGCTATGCCGCTCCACCGCCTCCCCACTACTACATGAGCCAGGCTGCGAAGCCCTCGAAATATAACCAATACGCCGGAAATgcaaacagcaacagcggcagcagcaactatGCGCCCAAGGCAATCCTGCAGAATACGTATAGGAATCAGAAGGTGGTTGTTCCAGCAATGGTGCAGGAAGTGCTCCCCCCAGAGGCGCCAGTGAACACCACCAATAATAATAGCaccaacagcaatagcaaaagcaacaCCACCAACAATATTGTCAAGGTCAGCGAGCCAGAGGAAACTACCCAGGAACAAGAGTCTTCAGAGGAGCCAGCTGCTCCAGCGGACGACTGCAGCAGCACGGAACACGTGGATGCCTCGGGCACACTGCCCAACGAGGACACTAGCAGTTCAGGACGTGGGGGCAAGGATAAGACCCCTATGTGCCTGGTCAACGAGCTGGCCAGGTACAACAAGATTACGCATCAGTATCGGTTGACCGGCGAACGAGGACCTGCCCACTGCAAGACCTTCACGGTGACCCTCATGCTGGGCGATGAGGAGTATTCGGCGGATGGTTTTAAGATTAAGAAGGCGCAGCACTTGGCCGCCAGCAAGGCCATCGAGGACACAACGTACAAGCATCCACCGCCGAAGATTCGGCGCAGCGAAGAGGGCGGACCCATGCGCACCCATATCACGCCGACGGTGGAGTTGAATGCCCTGGCCATGAAGTTGGGCCAACGCACTTTCTACCTGCTGGATCCCACGCAGATTCCGCCCGCGGATCCCATGGGCGTGCCGCCGGAGTTTGGTGGAGCCCATTTGCTGGCAGCACCAGGACCGCCGGGAATGCCCCAGCAACCTCCGCCACCCGCTTACGCCCTAAGACAAAGACTTGGCAATGGATTTGTGCCCATTCCGTCGCCACCGATGCATCCGCACTTCTTTCATGGTCCCGGGCAGCGACCGTTTCCGCCCAAGTTCCCATCGCGCTTTGCCCTGCCGCCACCGCTCGGAGCTCATGTGCTGCACGGACCCAATGGCCCGTTCCCCGCTGTTCCCACGCCGCCCAGCAAGATCACCCTGTTCGTGGGCAAACAGAAGTTCGTGGGCATCGGCAGGACTCTGCAGCAGGCCAAGCATGATGCGGCGGCCAGGGCATTGCAGGTGCTCAAGACACAGGCCATTTCCGCATCGGAGGAGGCTCTCGAGGATTCGATGGACGAGGGCGACAAAAAGTCACCGATCTCGCAGGTGCACGAGATCGGCATCAAGCGCAACATGACCGTGCACTTCAAGGTTCTACGCGAGGAGGGACCGGCGCACATGAAGAACTTCATCACGGCCTGCATTGTGGGCTCCATTGTCACCGAGGGTGAGGGCAATGGCAAGAAGGTATCCAAGAAGCGGGCCGCTGAAAAGATGCTCGCCGAATTGCACAAGTTACCGCCCCTCACGCCCACCAAACAGACGCCCCTGAAGAGGATTAAGGTGAAGACTCCTGGGAAGAAtggagcagcggcagcagcagcagcacgcGAAGGATCAGCAGTCCCCGGCGCCGAGTGTGTGAAGCCAGAGAGACGCAAGCGCCTCAATCCGCCAAAGGACAAGCTGGTGGACCTGGACGATGCGGACAATCCCATCACCAAGTTAATTCAACTGCAGCAGACGCGCAAGGAGAAGGAGCCCATCTTCGAGTTGATAGCCAAGAATGGCAATGAAACGGCTCGGCGGCGGGAGTTCGTCATGGAGGTCTCCGCCAGTGGAAGCACAGCCCGAGGAACAGGCAACAGCAAGAAGCTGGCCAAGCGAAATGCGGCGCAGG CTCTTTTTGAACTCCTGGAGGCGGTGGAGTTCACCCCCAGCAACGAAACCCAATCCCCCGAAGAGGGCAGCACAACAGCCACAGTGTCCGTGGTCACGGCTCCTGTCGTAGAGACCACTGCAACTGCAGAGGGTGAAGTGCCCATGGTCTCCACGCCAGTGGGTCCCATGCCAGGCATTTTGATACTGCGCCAGAACAAGAAAC CTGCGAAAAAGAGGGATCCAGTTGTTGTGGTTGCCAAGGCCAATGTGGAATCCAAAGAGGAGGAGGCCAACAAGGAGGTGGTTGTTGCAGCTGAGGAGAAGAGCAGCACCAACGAGAGCTCCGGCGACACCAACAGTGGCAACAGTAGCAGCAGCGATTCCCAGGCCACAGAGGTGGCCAGCGAGAGTGCTCTGAATACCTCAACCGGCAGCAATACGAGCGGTgtgagcagcaacagcagcaatgcAGGTGCCTGCAACAGTGGCAACAcagacaacagcagcagcagcaacaccgccagtagcaacagcagcagcagcaatacagaaagcagcagcaacagcacacCAAGTGTTGGAGTGCATATGAAAGAGCAGCTGCTGTATCTGAGTAAATTGTTGGACTTTGAG GTCAACTTCTCGGACTACCCCAAGGGCAATCACAACGAGTTCCTCACGATTGTGACGCTCTCCACGAATCCGCCACAGATCTGCCATGGTGTTGGCAAAAGCTCCGAGGAGTCGCAGAATGATGCGGCCAGCAATGCATTGAAAATACTCAGCAAACTGGGCCTCAACAATGCCATGaaataa
- the LOC128253863 gene encoding maternal effect protein staufen isoform X2 translates to MQKIRQQHQHLSSSNGLLGNQPPGPPPPQAYNHNPAALAYNQLPPHPPHHMAAHLGSYAAPPPPHYYMSQAAKPSKYNQYAGNANSNSGSSNYAPKAILQNTYRNQKVVVPAMVQEVLPPEAPVNTTNNNSTNSNSKSNTTNNIVKVSEPEETTQEQESSEEPAAPADDCSSTEHVDASGTLPNEDTSSSGRGGKDKTPMCLVNELARYNKITHQYRLTGERGPAHCKTFTVTLMLGDEEYSADGFKIKKAQHLAASKAIEDTTYKHPPPKIRRSEEGGPMRTHITPTVELNALAMKLGQRTFYLLDPTQIPPADPMGVPPEFGGAHLLAAPGPPGMPQQPPPPAYALRQRLGNGFVPIPSPPMHPHFFHGPGQRPFPPKFPSRFALPPPLGAHVLHGPNGPFPAVPTPPSKITLFVGKQKFVGIGRTLQQAKHDAAARALQVLKTQAISASEEALEDSMDEGDKKSPISQVHEIGIKRNMTVHFKVLREEGPAHMKNFITACIVGSIVTEGEGNGKKVSKKRAAEKMLAELHKLPPLTPTKQTPLKRIKVKTPGKNGAAAAAAAREGSAVPGAECVKPERRKRLNPPKDKLVDLDDADNPITKLIQLQQTRKEKEPIFELIAKNGNETARRREFVMEVSASGSTARGTGNSKKLAKRNAAQALFELLEAVEFTPSNETQSPEEGSTTATVSVVTAPVVETTATAEGEVPMVSTPVGPMPGILILRQNKKPAKKRDPVVVVAKANVESKEEEANKEVVVAAEEKSSTNESSGDTNSGNSSSSDSQATEVASESALNTSTGSNTSGVSSNSSNAGACNSGNTDNSSSSNTASSNSSSSNTESSSNSTPSVGVHMKEQLLYLSKLLDFEVNFSDYPKGNHNEFLTIVTLSTNPPQICHGVGKSSEESQNDAASNALKILSKLGLNNAMK, encoded by the exons ATGCAGAAGATCcgccagcagcaccagcacttGAGTAGCAGCAACGGCCTGCTGGGCAACCAGCCACCTGGACCGCCGCCTCCGCAGGCCTACAATCACAATCCGGCTGCCCTGGCCTACAACCAGCTGCCCCCGCATCCGCCGCACCACATGGCCGCCCATCTGGGCAGCTATGCCGCTCCACCGCCTCCCCACTACTACATGAGCCAGGCTGCGAAGCCCTCGAAATATAACCAATACGCCGGAAATgcaaacagcaacagcggcagcagcaactatGCGCCCAAGGCAATCCTGCAGAATACGTATAGGAATCAGAAGGTGGTTGTTCCAGCAATGGTGCAGGAAGTGCTCCCCCCAGAGGCGCCAGTGAACACCACCAATAATAATAGCaccaacagcaatagcaaaagcaacaCCACCAACAATATTGTCAAGGTCAGCGAGCCAGAGGAAACTACCCAGGAACAAGAGTCTTCAGAGGAGCCAGCTGCTCCAGCGGACGACTGCAGCAGCACGGAACACGTGGATGCCTCGGGCACACTGCCCAACGAGGACACTAGCAGTTCAGGACGTGGGGGCAAGGATAAGACCCCTATGTGCCTGGTCAACGAGCTGGCCAGGTACAACAAGATTACGCATCAGTATCGGTTGACCGGCGAACGAGGACCTGCCCACTGCAAGACCTTCACGGTGACCCTCATGCTGGGCGATGAGGAGTATTCGGCGGATGGTTTTAAGATTAAGAAGGCGCAGCACTTGGCCGCCAGCAAGGCCATCGAGGACACAACGTACAAGCATCCACCGCCGAAGATTCGGCGCAGCGAAGAGGGCGGACCCATGCGCACCCATATCACGCCGACGGTGGAGTTGAATGCCCTGGCCATGAAGTTGGGCCAACGCACTTTCTACCTGCTGGATCCCACGCAGATTCCGCCCGCGGATCCCATGGGCGTGCCGCCGGAGTTTGGTGGAGCCCATTTGCTGGCAGCACCAGGACCGCCGGGAATGCCCCAGCAACCTCCGCCACCCGCTTACGCCCTAAGACAAAGACTTGGCAATGGATTTGTGCCCATTCCGTCGCCACCGATGCATCCGCACTTCTTTCATGGTCCCGGGCAGCGACCGTTTCCGCCCAAGTTCCCATCGCGCTTTGCCCTGCCGCCACCGCTCGGAGCTCATGTGCTGCACGGACCCAATGGCCCGTTCCCCGCTGTTCCCACGCCGCCCAGCAAGATCACCCTGTTCGTGGGCAAACAGAAGTTCGTGGGCATCGGCAGGACTCTGCAGCAGGCCAAGCATGATGCGGCGGCCAGGGCATTGCAGGTGCTCAAGACACAGGCCATTTCCGCATCGGAGGAGGCTCTCGAGGATTCGATGGACGAGGGCGACAAAAAGTCACCGATCTCGCAGGTGCACGAGATCGGCATCAAGCGCAACATGACCGTGCACTTCAAGGTTCTACGCGAGGAGGGACCGGCGCACATGAAGAACTTCATCACGGCCTGCATTGTGGGCTCCATTGTCACCGAGGGTGAGGGCAATGGCAAGAAGGTATCCAAGAAGCGGGCCGCTGAAAAGATGCTCGCCGAATTGCACAAGTTACCGCCCCTCACGCCCACCAAACAGACGCCCCTGAAGAGGATTAAGGTGAAGACTCCTGGGAAGAAtggagcagcggcagcagcagcagcacgcGAAGGATCAGCAGTCCCCGGCGCCGAGTGTGTGAAGCCAGAGAGACGCAAGCGCCTCAATCCGCCAAAGGACAAGCTGGTGGACCTGGACGATGCGGACAATCCCATCACCAAGTTAATTCAACTGCAGCAGACGCGCAAGGAGAAGGAGCCCATCTTCGAGTTGATAGCCAAGAATGGCAATGAAACGGCTCGGCGGCGGGAGTTCGTCATGGAGGTCTCCGCCAGTGGAAGCACAGCCCGAGGAACAGGCAACAGCAAGAAGCTGGCCAAGCGAAATGCGGCGCAGG CTCTTTTTGAACTCCTGGAGGCGGTGGAGTTCACCCCCAGCAACGAAACCCAATCCCCCGAAGAGGGCAGCACAACAGCCACAGTGTCCGTGGTCACGGCTCCTGTCGTAGAGACCACTGCAACTGCAGAGGGTGAAGTGCCCATGGTCTCCACGCCAGTGGGTCCCATGCCAGGCATTTTGATACTGCGCCAGAACAAGAAAC CTGCGAAAAAGAGGGATCCAGTTGTTGTGGTTGCCAAGGCCAATGTGGAATCCAAAGAGGAGGAGGCCAACAAGGAGGTGGTTGTTGCAGCTGAGGAGAAGAGCAGCACCAACGAGAGCTCCGGCGACACCAACAGTGGCAACAGTAGCAGCAGCGATTCCCAGGCCACAGAGGTGGCCAGCGAGAGTGCTCTGAATACCTCAACCGGCAGCAATACGAGCGGTgtgagcagcaacagcagcaatgcAGGTGCCTGCAACAGTGGCAACAcagacaacagcagcagcagcaacaccgccagtagcaacagcagcagcagcaatacagaaagcagcagcaacagcacacCAAGTGTTGGAGTGCATATGAAAGAGCAGCTGCTGTATCTGAGTAAATTGTTGGACTTTGAG GTCAACTTCTCGGACTACCCCAAGGGCAATCACAACGAGTTCCTCACGATTGTGACGCTCTCCACGAATCCGCCACAGATCTGCCATGGTGTTGGCAAAAGCTCCGAGGAGTCGCAGAATGATGCGGCCAGCAATGCATTGAAAATACTCAGCAAACTGGGCCTCAACAATGCCATGaaataa